The Cydia splendana chromosome 8, ilCydSple1.2, whole genome shotgun sequence genome contains a region encoding:
- the LOC134793043 gene encoding uncharacterized protein LOC134793043, with the protein MDQVWETIVKATSGRLLELTASAKQISVLNVLNAEVVASKLESVLLKLTNDLNNYFKYVNNPSADDISNISTYQLEAEEVLSELKVKIEHSKVKDTSSTKCKTGKLPVLSLPTYDGDILNWHSFWDQFKSQIDQRELSKVDKFLYLSAALTGEAKNLVKGLQATNANYDIAVATLKERYGKESYIKDAHYAALNKIVPATDVITDSRRVYNEVERHLRVLNALGEDISHSFFRTIIYEKFPETIVYELKRVIKDDSTEEIRMQLSKLLADKEEVFKTKQTVTDVEGCTTGTLQVVENISKINKKPFYNTFSEGQRKKSHRDFTRKRTFKGDNLQPEYGKKPRISCRFCNTPSHYSDECTKYATLKERKQRLGRRCYLCLKEGHFIHNCRMRFRCHHCKGKHHRALCPKQLKSAIPKAVAAGENTTSSLKIVDQNTINFSSVCFYSCLQTATAVIRNKTERGTPQSCRILLDCGSQRSYITSKLAQSINFTPENEDLLMVYTFGSNKPKEIISPTAEIYLETKRGLQKRIRVNVVPHITNAIPILNFPDKIPVDIIADDDSLGDKINVLIGNNYYFSFIRGTRQHIGQNLYLIDTDFGWMLTGSTDGNIYDYDNALSIVTYCQCHGPSCPYFTEPDLPLRNVDMKFLWALESIGITDSPKTTREEEAVKFFNDTIKYVEGRYEVKWPWIQFPPEIPTNYNLAYGRLKSLLRRSDSETLIEYDRILSEQLEANVIEVIEPQTVPIYQVNPPIHYLPGHIVKQEGKRGRIVYDASAKVKDYKSLNECMYRGPSMLEDLTALLLKFRCGEVGITADIEKAFLQVGLQDEDRDVTRFLWVKDLSKEPTEDNILHYRFCRVPFGIISSPFLLTATIRHHLSQDETFLKNIADRCYVDNLVTCAEDYNKATTLYEETRKVFKELGMNIREWMSNDKHFLETIPEPLRAPQKDRIKVLGLMWNVEKDNLELKLNDNSLDCHEKKVTKRDVLRTLARVYDPCGFASPLILPAKIFFQQLCEMKIKWDTNLSTELIHKWSKILDNLKLTRDIEVPRHVGNVSPKSKVKYELHTFTDASMKAYAAVTYLRIVGERENKIAFLMSKARITPLEDQKDLKIPRLELLAYLIGSRLMKYVKANIDLHIQKQYLWTDSQVVLGWIKSNKLLSPFITRRVNEIKENKGFEFRYVDTNRNPADLATRPELWESKKGLWFKGPEFLSKEPVHWPSSTISEDRQAFLVAGEGLDIINDPEMSVEDCEKDIPDVQLDMDLDGQIAQEQEHAIQVETDISGDKTHVTEIINLQKEHFPEEVSGKETHLTRNLGLYLDVDGLLRSRGRLSNTRWSYDMKHPILLPPKSSFTDKVIRETHEENYHVGVPHTLNIIREKYWIPQGRAQVQRVLKTCNQCIKQGGGPYRLPPTPALPVERANYSDPYTYTGLDYFGPVMVATKLGKEKRWVCLYTCLAVRAVHMEIVKDLTAEECLLALRRFIASRGKPKMVLSDNAPQFKLTSELLTNSYCVKNSIKWKFIPQLAPWHGGVYERLVALAKHCMKRTLEKHLLNDNQLLTVIKEIEGVINTRPLTYVGADLDRVLRPVDFLRLGNCVVPEPMETDNVGKITATKVDLIASWKRGTMILGEFKDMFIKQYLTSLREKHRYSVKQPRSTSDKLPQVGDMVQIYDDSKKRINWKEGKITTLIKSRDGHCRVAKVKVGDMELTRSIGHLYPLETDCSGESPGPEIPVVERMDLTLPADHSNIRLDNILPENSLDLDNRSEMQDNMEVPNEVHSQRQAEAVQGTELSTKESEVTDRQEESVQQELEDTPQEQEQRDLPAETRPERIAAQRAREKIAEWTRHLAALL; encoded by the coding sequence ATGGATCAAGTTTGGGAAACCATAGTAAAAGCGACTTCTGGCCGACTCCTAGAACTGACTGCCTCGGCCAAACAAATAAGTGTACTAAACGTATTAAACGCAGAGGTAGTCGCGTCTAAATTAGAAAGCGTATTACTGaaattaaccaatgatttaaaCAATTACTTCAAATACGTCAATAATCCATCGGCAGATGATATTTCAAATATATCCACGTATCAATTGGAAGCGGAGGAGGTCCTGAGTGAGCTCAAGGTTAAAATAGAACATTCTAAGGTCAAGGACACTTCATCCACTAAATGTAAAACTGGAAAACTTCCAGTATTGAGTTTACCCACTTATGATGGCGACATACTTAACTGGCACTCCTTTTGGGACCAGTTCAAGTCTCAAATCGACCAGCGAGAGTTATCAAAGGTTGataaatttctttatttgtcTGCGGCTTTAACTGGTGAGGCTAAAAACTTAGTCAAAGGCTTACAAGCTACAAACGCGAATTATGACATAGCGGTTGCCACACTCAAGGAACGCTACGGTAAAGAGAGCTATATTAAAGACGCTCATTATGCAGCACTGAACAAAATAGTACCCGCTACTGATGTTATAACAGATTCTCGTAGAGTATATAATGAAGTTGAACGTCATCTTCGAGTCTTAAATGCCTTAGGAGAAGATATTTCTCACAGTTTCTTTAGAACAATAATATACGAAAAATTTCCAGAAACTATAGTCTACGAGTTGAAAAGAGTTATAAAAGACGACTCTACAGAAGAGATAAGGATGCAACTTTCAAAGCTGCTAGCAGACAAGGAAGAAGTCTTTAAAACCAAACAAACTGTAACAGATGTAGAAGGTTGTACCACAGGGACCTTACAAGTGGTAGAAAATAtttccaaaattaataaaaaaccaTTTTATAATACCTTTAGTGAAGGCCAAAGGAAGAAATCTCATCGTGACTTCACAAGAAAACGAACATTCAAGGGAGACAACCTTCAACCAGAATATGGAAAGAAACCTCGAATTAGTTGCCGATTCTGTAATACCCCTTCACATTACAGTGACGAATGCACTAAGTATGCAACGCTAAAAGAGAGAAAGCAGAGACTAGGCAGAAGGTGCTATTTATGCCTGAAAGAAGGACACTTTATACACAATTGCAGAATGAGATTTAGATGTCATCACtgtaaaggaaaacatcatcGAGCGCTTTGCCCAAAACAGTTGAAGTCTGCTATACCTAAGGCGGTAGCTGCAGGTGAGAATACAACTTCAAGTCTTAAAATTGTTGATCAAAACACAATAAACTTTAGCTCAGTATGTTTTTATTCTTGTTTGCAGACAGCAACTGCAGTAATAAGGAATAAGACTGAACGGGGTACTCCACAGTCATGCCGCATCTTACTAGACTGTGGAAGTCAAAGGAGCTACATAACATCTAAGTTAgctcaatcaatcaattttacACCAGAAAATGAAGACTTGCTTATGGTATACACATTTGGTTCAAATAAACCTAAGGAGATTATTAGTCCTACGGCGGAAATCTACTTGGAGACCAAACGTGGCTTACAGAAGAGGATAAGAGTAAATGTAGTCCCACATATCACTAATGCTATCCCGATACTTAACTTTCCTGACAAGATACCTGTAGATATAATAGCTGATGATGACTCATTGGGAGACAAAATTAATGTACTGATCGGAAACAACTATTATTTCTCCTTTATTAGAGGGACTCGTCAACATATTGGAcagaatttatatttaattgataCCGACTTTGGTTGGATGTTAACAGGGAGTACAGATGGGAACATTTATGACTATGACAATGCTCTTTCCATAGTAACATATTGTCAATGCCACGGACCTAGTTGTCCATATTTTACAGAACCCGACTTACCTCTGAGAAATGTCGACATGAAGTTCTTATGGGCACTTGAAAGCATTGGTATAACGGACTCTCCTAAGACAACTAGGGAAGAAGAAGCGGTGAAATTCTTCAATGATACCATCAAGTATGTAGAAGGACGGTATGAAGTAAAGTGGCCTTGGATTCAGTTCCCTCCAGAGATACCAACCAATTACAATCTGGCTTATGGAAGATTGAAAAGCCTACTGAGGAGATCTGATAGCGAGACATTAATAGAATATGATCGGATACTGTCTGAACAACTTGAAGCCAATGTCATTGAAGTTATAGAACCCCAAACAGTACCGATATATCAGGTAAACCCACCTATTCACTACTTACCTGGTCATATAGTGAAACAAGAAGGGAAAAGGGGGCGTATTGTCTATGACGCATCAGCTAAAGTAAAAGATTATAAGAGCCTAAATGAATGTATGTATCGAGGACCATCAATGTTAGAAGATCTAACCGCCCTACTTCTAAAGTTCAGATGTGGTGAAGTGGGAATAACAGCGGACATAGAGAAAGCCTTTCTTCAAGTCGGTCTCCAAGATGAAGATAGAGATGTCACGAGATTCCTCTGGGTAAAAGATCTGTCCAAAGAACCCACTGAGGACAATATTCTTCATTACAGATTTTGTAGAGTACCGTTTGGAATCATTTCGAGCCCGTTTCTCTTAACAGCCACAATACGACATCATTTATCACAAGATGAAACCTTTCTTAAGAACATTGCTGACAGATGTTACGTTGACAACCTTGTGACATGCGCTGAAGACTACAACAAAGCTACCACGTTATATGAAGAAACCAGAAAAGTCTTCAAAGAGTTGGGCATGAATATTCGAGAATGGATGTCAAATGATAAACATTTTTTGGAAACTATTCCTGAGCCACTAAGAGCACCACAAAAAGACCGAATAAAGGTTCTAGGCCTTATGTGGAACGTGGAAAAGGATAATTTGGAACTGAAATTAAATGATAACTCCTTAGATTGCCATGAGAAGAAGGTTACTAAAAGGGATGTTTTACGCACATTAGCAAGGGTTTATGACCCATGTGGATTCGCTTCACCACTTATACTACCTGCAAAAATATTCTTTCAACAGCTCTGCGAGATGAAGATTAAATGGGATACGAACTTGTCAACAGAGCTCATTCataaatggtcaaaaatattagACAACCTTAAACTGACTAGAGATATTGAAGTACCACGACATGTAGGAAATGTATCACCAAAGTCAAAGGTAAAATATGAACTTCATACATTTACAGATGCTTCGATGAAGGCATATGCTGCAGTGACATATCTACGTATAGTCGGAGAGAGAGAAAATAAGATAGCATTCCTTATGTCAAAGGCCCGCATAACACCCTTAGAGGATCAAAAAGATTTGAAAATACCCCGGCTGGAACTGTTAGCTTATTTAATTGGTAGCAGGCTAATGAAGTATGTCAAAGCAAACATAGACTTACACATACAGAAACAATATTTGTGGACTGATAGTCAGGTTGTACTCGGCTGGATCAAATCGAATAAACTGCTATCTCCGTTTATTACTCGCCGTGTTAACGAAATCAAGGAGAACAAAGGCTTCGAATTTCGCTATGTAGATACAAATAGAAACCCAGCCGATTTAGCTACTCGGCCTGAGCTGTGGGAGAGTAAAAAGGGATTATGGTTCAAGGGGCCTGAATTTCTGTCCAAGGAACCAGTACATTGGCCGAGTAGTACAATATCTGAAGATCGACAAGCCTTTCTTGTTGCTGGGGAGGGCCTGGATATCATCAATGATCCAGAGATGTCAGTGGAGGATTGTGAAAAGGACATACCTGATGTTCAGCTCGATATGGATCTTGATGGTCAGATAGCTCAAGAACAGGAACATGCTATCCAGGTAGAGACTGATATTAGTGGAGACAAGACACATGTAACAGAAATTATAAATCTACAAAAGGAACATTTCCCAGAAGAAGTGAGTGGAAAGGAAACTCATTTGACGCGAAACTTAGGGCTGTATCTAGACGTAGATGGATTGCTTAGAAGTCGAGGACGACTGTCAAATACTCGTTGGTCCTATGATATGAAGCACCCAATCCTTTTACCGCCCAAATCTAGTTTCACAGATAAGGTTATCCGAGAGACCCACGAAGAAAACTACCATGTGGGAGTTCCACATACCTTGAATATCATCCGTGAAAAATACTGGATACCACAGGGTAGGGCACAAGTACAGAGGGTACTTAAAACCTGCAATCAATGCATTAAACAGGGCGGAGGACCCTACCGGCTTCCTCCTACACCGGCCTTACCAGTGGAGCGAGCGAATTACAGTGATCCTTATACCTATACAGGTCTTGATTATTTCGGCCCAGTAATGGTTGCAACAAAACTAGGAAAAGAGAAACGCTGGGTATGTTTATATACGTGTCTTGCTGTGAGAGCTGTTCACATGGAGATAGTAAAAGACTTAACAGCTGAAGAATGTCTGCTCGCGTTGAGACGTTTCATAGCTTCCAGAGGAAAGCCAAAGATGGTATTATCGGACAATGCACCTCAATTCAAGCTGACTTCAGAACTTTTGACGAACTCGTATTGCGTAAAAAACAGCATTAAGTGGAAGTTTATCCCTCAATTGGCTCCATGGCACGGGGGAGTCTACGAACGGCTCGTAGCCCTGGCCAAGCATTGTATGAAGCGCACATTAGAAAAACATTTACTGAACGATAACCAGTTACTTACAGTGATTAAAGAGATCGAGGGAGTCATTAACACAAGACCTTTGACGTACGTCGGCGCAGATTTGGACCGTGTGCTGAGACCAGTGGACTTCTTGAGATTAGGTAATTGCGTGGTCCCAGAACCGATGGAGACAGACAACGTGGGCAAGATCACTGCCACTAAAGTAGACCTCATTGCTAGCTGGAAAAGAGGTACCATGATTCTAGGGGAGTTTAAGGATATGTTTATAAAGCAATACCTGACAAGTCTGAGGGAAAAGCACAGATATTCCGTCAAACAGCCTAGATCCACTTCTGATAAATTACCACAAGTAGGGGATATGGTTCAGATTTACGACGACTCTAAGAAAAGGATAAACTGGAAAGAGGGGAAGATAACAACCTTGATCAAGAGTCGAGATGGGCATTGTAGGGTGGCAAAGGTGAAAGTTGGTGACATGGAGCTTACCAGATCCATTGGCCACCTATACCCATTGGAAACTGACTGCAGCGGAGAATCTCCAGGGCCAGAAATTCCAGTAGTCGAACGAATGGATCTTACGTTACCTGCAGATCATTCTAACATAAGATTAGATAACATACTACCTGAAAATAGTCTTGATCTGGATAATCGATCTGAGATGCAAGATAACATGGAGGTACCAAATGAGGTACATAGTCAAAGACAGGCCGAGGCAGTCCAGGGTACAGAATTGTCTACGAAAGAGTCTGAAGTTACTGATAGGCAAGAGGAATCTGTTCAACAAGAGTTGGAGGATACTCCACAAGAGCAGGAACAGAGAGACTTACCTGCTGAGACGAGACCAGAGCGGATTGCAGCTCAAAGAGCCCGAGAGAAGATTGCTGAGTGGACACGCCACTTAGCAGCTCTTCTATAA